One region of Rhodocaloribacter litoris genomic DNA includes:
- a CDS encoding T9SS type A sorting domain-containing protein, protein MNTLRYNLMPALLLALTILPARAQQVVTVTDADIVGNVLWTSDKTYLLDGYVYVEDGETLTIEAGTVIKGKADPTTGDQASALIVARGGKLFAEGTAEAPIIFTAEDDDVTVPDDLTPEDKGLWGGVLILGRATINVGGGENAIEGLPPEDPRNFYGGSDDEDDSGVLRYVSIRHGGDIFGTDNEINGLTMGAVGRGTTIEYVEVFANQDDGFEWFGGTVDTRYLVAAFCGDDGFDYDEGFRGRGQFWFLIQGEEDGGSGGEHDGGTDPETGQPYAIPVIYNATYIGSGASSLNTSNDRAVKLRDNAGGKYYNSIFTDFAGTGINIEDLASGEDSRARLEAGDLEFRNNLWFGFGDINGSALPGTGGVFEQDFVQAALSAADNFVEDPQLRGISRSRDGGLDPRPAPGSPAWTRGTFPVPNDGFFVQTDYIGAFGEENWLEGWTHVSEAGFTSTAIEAVPGVEVPRRVTLEQNYPNPFNPQTTIEFRLDRPQAVRLAVYDVLGREVAVLAEGLQPAGVFRATFDATGLSSGLYLYRLQTEAGVLSRTMMLVK, encoded by the coding sequence ATGAACACGTTGCGGTACAATCTGATGCCGGCCCTGCTGCTGGCGCTCACGATCCTGCCCGCCCGGGCGCAACAGGTCGTCACGGTGACGGATGCGGACATCGTGGGGAATGTGCTCTGGACGTCGGACAAGACCTACCTGCTCGACGGGTACGTTTACGTCGAGGACGGCGAGACGCTCACGATCGAGGCGGGTACGGTCATCAAGGGCAAGGCCGACCCGACGACGGGGGACCAGGCCTCGGCGCTGATCGTGGCGCGCGGGGGCAAGCTCTTCGCCGAGGGCACGGCCGAGGCACCGATCATCTTCACGGCCGAGGACGACGACGTGACGGTGCCGGACGACCTGACGCCGGAGGACAAGGGCCTCTGGGGCGGGGTGCTGATCCTGGGCCGGGCCACGATCAACGTCGGCGGTGGGGAGAACGCCATCGAGGGGCTGCCGCCGGAGGACCCGCGCAACTTCTACGGGGGCAGCGACGACGAGGACGACTCGGGCGTCTTGCGCTACGTCTCGATCCGGCACGGGGGCGATATCTTCGGGACGGACAACGAGATCAACGGGCTGACGATGGGGGCCGTGGGCCGGGGCACGACGATCGAGTACGTCGAGGTCTTCGCCAACCAGGACGACGGCTTCGAGTGGTTCGGGGGGACCGTGGACACGCGCTACCTGGTGGCGGCCTTCTGCGGCGACGACGGGTTCGACTACGACGAGGGGTTCCGGGGCCGGGGCCAGTTCTGGTTTCTGATCCAGGGTGAGGAAGACGGGGGCTCGGGCGGCGAGCACGACGGGGGCACGGACCCGGAGACGGGGCAGCCCTACGCGATCCCGGTGATCTACAACGCGACCTACATCGGCTCGGGGGCGTCGTCGCTGAACACGAGCAACGACCGCGCGGTGAAGCTGCGCGACAACGCCGGCGGGAAGTACTACAACTCGATCTTCACGGATTTTGCGGGTACGGGGATCAACATCGAGGACCTCGCCAGCGGCGAAGACAGCCGCGCGCGGTTGGAGGCGGGGGATCTGGAGTTTCGGAACAACCTGTGGTTTGGTTTCGGAGACATCAACGGATCGGCGCTGCCGGGCACGGGGGGCGTCTTCGAGCAGGACTTCGTGCAGGCGGCGCTGAGTGCGGCGGACAACTTCGTGGAGGATCCGCAGTTGCGGGGGATCAGCCGGAGCCGGGACGGGGGCCTCGACCCGCGGCCGGCACCGGGCAGCCCGGCCTGGACACGCGGCACCTTCCCCGTCCCGAACGACGGCTTCTTCGTGCAGACCGACTATATCGGGGCCTTTGGCGAAGAAAACTGGCTCGAGGGCTGGACGCATGTGTCCGAGGCCGGCTTCACGTCGACGGCCATCGAGGCGGTGCCGGGCGTTGAGGTCCCGCGCCGGGTGACGCTCGAACAGAACTACCCCAACCCGTTCAACCCGCAGACGACCATCGAATTCCGGCTCGACCGCCCGCAGGCTGTCCGCCTGGCCGTCTATGACGTGCTCGGACGCGAGGTGGCGGTGCTGGCCGAGGGCCTGCAGCCCGCCGGCGTCTTCCGCGCCACGTTCGACGCCACCGGCCTTTCTTCGGGCCTGTACCTGTACCGCCTGCAGACCGAGGCCGGTGTCCTCAGCCGGACGATGATGCTCGTCAAGTAA
- a CDS encoding TonB-dependent receptor domain-containing protein, with amino-acid sequence MVRRNGSGVVWSLGVLLLGLLPGVMPARAQQTGKITGVVVDAGTGETLIGANVVLDGTTTGATTDLDGRYTIERVAPGTYTLVFSYLGFRDARVGGVEVKAGAVIRVDMSLVEEAVEVGGEVVVEARALRNNDAVLLKDRAKAIAVSDAISARAMAQAGAGDAAEAMSRVTGASVVGGKYVYVRGLGGRYGNAQLNGATLPSADPDRNAAQFDLFPANLLDNIVATKTFTPDQPGNFTGGNVNLRTKDFPERFGLQLTTTTGYSTRASLKDDFLSGPRSDTDWLGFDDGLRALPSLLQSPGLAIPRPTQARRDPALAAQLDQLTRAFNPVMVPIPRRSGLDLSYAASLGTQMPVFGRALGVVASATYSRGFKAYEGGRVAQFVLTDPNAEELFVDYDLADRQGTESVNWGVLANLTYKLHPHHQVGVNLYRSQVSDHEARYAVGPFPKNSPETVRFETYVLRYTERGVRSGQLRGEHFLRPVRIDWMASVAGTRQEEPDLRFFFDQFVDVVREDTTFRVYDLVLGSSNATPPTRLFRDLEEENREVQLNVELPVDLGLAAPVKLKTGGAYLKKDRTFRERKFDYVEGSVPFRVFNGDVNAYFGPDNIGILEENNGRFVFGNTIRDGSIAANNYDGTQEVTAAYAMAELTVTRRLRLIGGARYEAAAFEIVSRDSTKAPGLLDDRDVLPSLNVVYALQDNMNLRFSATRTLARPTFREKAPFSAFDFAGGRQTAGNPDLQRTLINNYDVRWEWFMRPGEVLAVSGFYKYFKHPIERVVISNNDQETYQNVPRARVAGVEFEVRKLLDFVALPVVRRMTVSTNLALIHSETDVPERELAFAEGFDIGTTRPFQGQSPYVFNLTLAYDHLERGTSVSVSFNRFGKRLSRVSIGGTPNIFEFGRNDLNLVVKQRLVGNVDARFAVANLLDDDYVEGQEYNGRRFEARRYRLGVTYKLSLTYNL; translated from the coding sequence ATGGTACGACGGAACGGGTCCGGCGTGGTGTGGAGCCTGGGGGTGCTGCTTCTGGGCCTGCTGCCGGGTGTGATGCCCGCACGGGCACAGCAAACCGGCAAGATCACCGGGGTGGTGGTCGATGCCGGCACGGGCGAGACGCTCATCGGGGCCAACGTGGTGCTCGACGGCACCACCACCGGCGCTACGACCGACCTCGATGGGCGCTATACCATCGAGCGGGTGGCACCGGGGACGTACACCCTGGTGTTTTCGTATCTGGGCTTCCGGGATGCACGCGTCGGGGGCGTGGAGGTGAAGGCGGGTGCGGTGATCCGTGTGGATATGAGCCTCGTCGAGGAGGCCGTGGAGGTCGGGGGCGAGGTGGTGGTGGAGGCCCGCGCCCTGCGTAACAACGACGCCGTGCTGCTCAAGGACCGCGCGAAAGCCATCGCCGTCAGCGATGCCATCAGCGCCCGGGCCATGGCGCAGGCCGGCGCGGGGGACGCCGCCGAGGCCATGAGCCGCGTCACCGGTGCCTCTGTGGTGGGCGGCAAGTACGTCTACGTGCGCGGCCTGGGCGGGCGCTACGGCAACGCCCAACTCAACGGCGCCACCCTCCCCAGCGCCGACCCCGACCGCAATGCCGCCCAGTTCGACCTCTTCCCGGCCAACCTGCTCGACAACATCGTCGCCACGAAGACCTTCACGCCGGACCAGCCCGGTAACTTCACCGGCGGCAACGTCAACCTCCGCACGAAAGACTTCCCCGAGCGCTTCGGCCTGCAACTCACCACGACGACCGGCTACAGCACGCGGGCTTCGCTCAAGGACGATTTTCTCTCCGGACCCCGGAGCGACACCGACTGGCTCGGCTTTGACGACGGCCTCCGAGCCCTGCCGTCACTGTTGCAATCGCCCGGCCTCGCGATCCCGCGGCCCACGCAGGCCCGGCGCGACCCGGCCCTGGCGGCGCAGCTCGACCAGCTCACCCGCGCCTTCAACCCGGTCATGGTGCCCATTCCGCGCCGCTCCGGCCTGGACCTGAGCTATGCGGCCTCGCTGGGCACCCAGATGCCGGTCTTCGGGCGGGCGCTCGGCGTGGTGGCCAGCGCCACATACAGCCGGGGCTTCAAGGCTTACGAGGGCGGCCGCGTGGCCCAGTTCGTCCTTACCGACCCCAACGCCGAGGAACTGTTCGTCGACTACGACCTGGCCGACCGGCAGGGCACCGAGTCGGTCAACTGGGGGGTGCTGGCGAACCTGACCTACAAGCTGCACCCGCATCACCAGGTGGGCGTCAACCTGTACCGGTCGCAGGTGAGCGACCACGAGGCCCGCTATGCCGTCGGGCCCTTCCCGAAGAACTCGCCCGAGACGGTCCGCTTCGAGACGTACGTGCTGCGCTACACCGAGCGCGGCGTGCGTTCCGGCCAGCTGCGCGGCGAGCACTTCCTCCGGCCCGTGCGCATCGACTGGATGGCCTCCGTCGCCGGCACCCGGCAGGAAGAGCCGGACCTGCGCTTCTTCTTCGACCAGTTCGTCGACGTCGTACGCGAGGACACCACGTTCCGCGTCTACGACCTGGTGCTCGGCTCGTCGAACGCCACGCCGCCAACGCGCCTCTTCCGGGATCTCGAAGAGGAGAACCGTGAGGTGCAACTCAACGTGGAGCTGCCGGTGGACCTGGGCCTGGCCGCACCGGTCAAGCTCAAAACGGGCGGGGCGTACCTGAAGAAAGACCGCACCTTCCGCGAGCGTAAGTTCGACTACGTGGAAGGGAGCGTCCCCTTTCGCGTGTTCAACGGGGACGTCAACGCCTACTTCGGCCCGGATAACATCGGCATCCTGGAGGAGAACAACGGGCGGTTCGTCTTCGGCAACACCATCCGCGACGGCAGCATCGCCGCGAACAACTACGACGGGACGCAGGAGGTGACGGCCGCCTATGCCATGGCCGAGCTGACGGTGACGCGGCGGCTGCGCCTCATCGGCGGGGCCCGCTACGAAGCCGCCGCGTTCGAGATCGTCAGCCGGGACTCGACGAAGGCGCCGGGGCTGCTCGACGACCGCGACGTGTTGCCCTCGCTCAACGTGGTCTATGCGCTGCAGGACAACATGAACCTCCGCTTCTCGGCCACGCGCACGCTGGCCCGGCCCACCTTCCGGGAGAAGGCCCCGTTCTCGGCTTTCGACTTCGCCGGCGGGCGGCAGACGGCCGGCAACCCGGACCTCCAGCGTACCCTCATCAACAACTATGACGTGCGCTGGGAGTGGTTCATGCGGCCCGGCGAGGTGCTCGCCGTCAGCGGCTTCTACAAGTACTTCAAGCACCCCATCGAGCGCGTCGTCATCTCGAACAACGACCAGGAGACGTACCAGAACGTCCCGCGGGCCCGGGTGGCGGGCGTCGAGTTCGAGGTGCGCAAGCTGCTCGACTTCGTGGCGCTGCCCGTCGTCCGGCGCATGACCGTCAGCACCAACCTGGCGCTGATCCACTCCGAGACGGACGTGCCCGAGCGCGAACTCGCGTTCGCCGAGGGCTTCGACATCGGCACGACGCGGCCGTTCCAGGGGCAGTCCCCCTACGTCTTCAACCTGACTCTCGCCTACGACCACCTCGAACGGGGCACGTCGGTGTCCGTGTCCTTCAACCGCTTCGGCAAGCGCCTCTCGCGCGTGAGCATCGGCGGCACGCCCAACATTTTCGAGTTCGGCCGCAACGACCTCAACCTGGTCGTGAAGCAGCGGCTCGTCGGCAACGTCGACGCCCGGTTCGCCGTCGCCAACCTGCTCGACGACGACTACGTCGAAGGGCAGGAATACAACGGCCGGCGGTTCGAGGCGCGGCGCTACCGGCTCGGGGTCACGTACAAGCTGTCCCTTACCTACAACCTCTGA
- a CDS encoding M24 family metallopeptidase, with protein sequence MPTRLDRIRALCARQEAGAALITSLPDVRWACGFTGSNGVLIVRPGAAHLITDGRYRVQAEREVRDAAVHAPGYDLLGYAAEAGLFEAGEKVLLQAEHVTLAGQARLRALFPDVAWHPVEQLLVRLVAEKAPEEVACIRRAQRLTEAVFSELLDLLRPGMTEREVAAEIVYRHLRHGAERMAFEPIVAAGPNGALPHARPTHRKIETGDLVVLDFGGVVDGYASDLTRTVAVGEPGEEARRVYDVVRAAQRQALAAARAGIIARELDAAARDVIAAAGYAEYFPHSLGHGIGLQTHEWPAVSFRSEEALPAGAAVTIEPGIYLPGRFGVRIEDIVVLHDGGCENLTTAPKELIVL encoded by the coding sequence ATGCCCACCCGTCTTGACCGGATCCGTGCCCTGTGTGCCCGGCAGGAGGCCGGCGCGGCGCTGATCACGTCCCTGCCCGACGTGCGGTGGGCGTGCGGCTTCACCGGCTCGAACGGGGTGCTCATCGTTCGGCCCGGAGCGGCGCATCTGATCACCGACGGGCGCTACCGCGTGCAGGCGGAGCGCGAGGTGCGGGACGCCGCGGTGCACGCGCCGGGCTACGATCTCCTGGGCTATGCGGCCGAAGCCGGGCTGTTCGAGGCGGGAGAAAAGGTGCTCCTGCAGGCCGAACACGTCACGCTGGCCGGGCAGGCACGGCTCCGGGCGCTTTTTCCGGACGTTGCCTGGCACCCGGTGGAGCAACTGCTGGTGCGGCTGGTGGCGGAGAAAGCGCCGGAAGAGGTCGCGTGCATCCGCCGGGCCCAGCGCCTCACGGAAGCCGTCTTTTCCGAGTTGCTCGACCTGCTGCGCCCGGGGATGACCGAACGCGAGGTGGCGGCGGAGATCGTCTATCGTCATCTCCGGCATGGGGCCGAGCGGATGGCCTTCGAGCCCATCGTGGCCGCCGGGCCGAACGGCGCCCTGCCCCATGCCCGTCCGACGCATCGGAAGATCGAAACGGGCGACCTCGTCGTGCTCGACTTCGGGGGCGTCGTGGACGGGTATGCCTCGGATCTGACGCGGACGGTGGCCGTCGGCGAGCCGGGCGAGGAGGCGCGGCGGGTCTACGACGTCGTGCGCGCCGCACAGCGTCAGGCCCTGGCGGCGGCCCGGGCCGGCATCATCGCGCGGGAACTGGATGCAGCCGCCCGGGACGTCATCGCGGCGGCCGGCTATGCGGAATACTTTCCCCACAGCCTCGGTCACGGTATCGGCCTGCAAACCCACGAATGGCCCGCCGTTTCGTTTCGTTCGGAGGAGGCGCTTCCGGCCGGTGCGGCCGTGACCATCGAGCCGGGCATCTACCTGCCCGGTCGTTTCGGCGTGCGCATCGAGGACATCGTCGTCCTGCACGACGGCGGCTGCGAGAACCTGACCACCGCACCGAAGGAGCTCATCGTGCTCTGA
- a CDS encoding creatininase family protein, with protein MRPYILAETNWRTVRETPYEVAVLPWGATEAHNYHLPYATDTIQCDHIAAEAARRAWEAGARVVVLPTIPFGVNTGQLDIRLDINMNPSTQAAVLRDVVDALARQGIPKLVVMNGHGGNDFRQMIRELQPQFPGVFLCTLNWYAVVDPAGFFDEPGDHAGEMETSVMLHVAPSLVRPLAEAGSGASRPFRVRALREGWAWTPRQWSRATVDTGVGDPSRATAEKGRRYVAAVADRIAGFLIDLAAADPADLYEDEPGG; from the coding sequence ATGCGACCTTACATCCTGGCCGAAACGAACTGGCGCACGGTACGGGAGACCCCGTACGAGGTGGCGGTCTTGCCCTGGGGAGCCACCGAGGCACACAACTATCACCTGCCCTACGCAACGGATACGATCCAGTGTGATCACATTGCCGCCGAGGCGGCCCGCCGGGCCTGGGAGGCCGGAGCCCGGGTCGTCGTGCTGCCGACCATCCCGTTCGGCGTCAACACCGGCCAGCTTGACATCCGGCTGGACATCAACATGAACCCGAGCACGCAGGCCGCCGTCCTCCGCGACGTCGTCGACGCCCTCGCCCGCCAGGGCATACCGAAGCTCGTGGTCATGAACGGGCATGGAGGAAACGACTTCCGTCAGATGATCCGCGAGCTCCAGCCGCAGTTTCCCGGCGTTTTTCTCTGCACGTTGAACTGGTACGCGGTGGTCGACCCTGCCGGCTTCTTCGACGAGCCGGGAGATCACGCCGGGGAGATGGAGACGAGCGTGATGCTGCACGTGGCGCCGTCCCTCGTGCGACCCCTCGCCGAGGCCGGTTCGGGGGCGTCGCGGCCGTTCCGCGTGCGGGCGCTGCGGGAAGGGTGGGCATGGACCCCGCGCCAGTGGAGCCGGGCCACCGTGGACACCGGCGTCGGCGATCCGTCCCGGGCGACGGCCGAGAAGGGCCGGCGATACGTGGCAGCCGTCGCCGACCGGATCGCCGGCTTCCTCATCGACCTGGCCGCCGCCGACCCCGCCGACCTGTACGAGGACGAGCCGGGTGGATGA
- a CDS encoding PfkB family carbohydrate kinase, with protein sequence MQHVVVIGSATIDRVEQAGHATVRPGGVVTYAGHTFRLHGLDVRVVARIAPADRGFFGGLERAGIRVFFGPSPRTTRFVNHVLGDDRRQEMPAAAAPVTAACARAALDGVELIHLGPLHPDDLAADLLHLVAAAKAPKSLDVQGYTRRVRKGRVERQVDPRIAAALAGADYVKADAVELATVLDAFGLDVPALMQRFDLRELVVTGGRQGGRVFERAGQVTPYAGVPVHGPADPTGAGDVFFAAYLTARLRDGQAVEEAAAHAAHIAARHVAGQYIPGALLRCDVPRVP encoded by the coding sequence ATGCAGCACGTCGTCGTCATCGGATCGGCGACCATCGACCGGGTGGAGCAGGCCGGGCATGCCACCGTCCGGCCCGGCGGGGTGGTGACGTATGCCGGCCACACGTTTCGCCTGCACGGCCTCGACGTGCGGGTGGTGGCCCGCATCGCACCGGCGGATCGGGGCTTCTTCGGGGGGCTGGAACGCGCCGGCATCCGGGTGTTTTTCGGCCCGTCGCCCCGTACGACCCGCTTCGTGAACCACGTGCTGGGGGACGACCGCCGGCAGGAGATGCCGGCGGCGGCTGCGCCCGTGACGGCGGCCTGCGCCCGCGCCGCCCTCGACGGGGTCGAACTCATCCACCTCGGTCCCCTGCATCCGGACGACCTGGCCGCGGACCTGCTGCACCTCGTTGCCGCGGCGAAGGCACCGAAGAGCCTCGACGTGCAGGGCTACACGCGCCGCGTCCGGAAGGGCCGCGTCGAGCGGCAGGTCGATCCGCGAATCGCGGCAGCGCTGGCCGGTGCCGACTACGTGAAGGCGGATGCCGTCGAGCTCGCAACGGTCCTGGATGCGTTCGGCCTCGACGTGCCGGCCCTCATGCAGCGGTTCGATCTGCGGGAGCTCGTCGTCACCGGGGGCCGGCAGGGGGGACGGGTGTTCGAGCGGGCCGGGCAGGTCACGCCCTACGCCGGCGTGCCGGTGCACGGTCCGGCCGACCCCACCGGGGCCGGCGACGTCTTCTTCGCGGCCTACCTCACGGCCCGCCTCCGCGACGGCCAGGCGGTGGAGGAGGCCGCCGCCCATGCCGCCCACATCGCGGCACGGCACGTGGCCGGGCAGTATATTCCCGGAGCCCTCCTCCGCTGCGACGTGCCCCGTGTGCCGTGA
- a CDS encoding glycosyltransferase family 2 protein, giving the protein MVVLIAVLHTVLFAVLLANLAHLRRHRTVRLGRVTRPTPGARPRVSVIIPARNEEANLRRLLPSLLSQRYPAFEVIVYDDASDDGTPGVLRSFAGDERLTLLRGEGPPPGWVGKVYALEQAARHARGDRLLFLDADAELTDPEALERLVARYEALPGDAVLTGLTHLRGGGALLVSLVPNAILAGLPWPLARRLRRPVLGAVNGQCWMIDTATYRRLEPHRHVRAEVLEDVMIGRYLLAHGRVPTLVDVQDEVRVYMYAGLAEAWRGFRKNAYLIMGGTPFRFLATFTAFVLAYVAAPFVSPWFLLSVYLLKRITDRQTGFPPWVSLLAPLSFTLGALLQADSFASHLMGRVTWKGRNV; this is encoded by the coding sequence ATGGTTGTCCTGATCGCCGTCCTCCACACCGTGCTCTTTGCCGTCCTGCTCGCCAACCTGGCTCACCTTCGACGGCATCGTACGGTACGTCTCGGACGCGTCACGCGTCCGACTCCCGGCGCCCGGCCGCGCGTCTCGGTCATCATTCCGGCACGAAACGAGGAGGCCAACCTGCGCCGCCTGCTGCCGTCGCTCCTCTCCCAGCGCTACCCTGCCTTCGAGGTGATCGTGTACGACGATGCTTCGGACGACGGCACGCCCGGGGTGCTCCGCTCCTTCGCCGGCGACGAGCGCCTGACCCTGCTCCGGGGCGAAGGCCCACCGCCCGGCTGGGTGGGCAAAGTGTACGCGCTCGAACAGGCCGCCCGGCACGCCCGGGGGGACCGGCTCCTCTTCCTCGATGCCGATGCCGAGCTGACCGACCCCGAAGCCCTGGAACGGCTCGTCGCCCGGTATGAGGCCCTCCCCGGAGACGCCGTGCTCACGGGCCTGACCCACCTCCGGGGCGGCGGGGCCCTTCTGGTGAGCCTCGTGCCCAACGCCATCCTGGCCGGTCTCCCCTGGCCGCTCGCCCGCAGGCTGCGCCGGCCCGTGCTCGGTGCCGTCAACGGGCAGTGCTGGATGATCGACACCGCCACCTACCGGCGCCTCGAACCCCACCGGCACGTCCGGGCCGAGGTGCTCGAAGACGTGATGATCGGGCGCTACCTCCTGGCCCACGGCCGCGTGCCCACCCTGGTGGATGTGCAGGACGAGGTGCGGGTGTACATGTACGCCGGCCTGGCCGAAGCCTGGCGGGGGTTCCGCAAGAACGCCTACCTGATCATGGGCGGTACCCCCTTCCGGTTTCTCGCCACCTTCACCGCGTTCGTCCTCGCCTACGTCGCCGCGCCGTTCGTCTCCCCGTGGTTCCTGCTCTCGGTCTACCTGCTCAAGCGGATCACCGACCGGCAGACCGGATTCCCGCCGTGGGTCTCCCTGCTCGCCCCCCTCTCCTTCACCCTGGGCGCCCTCCTGCAGGCCGACTCTTTCGCCAGCCATCTGATGGGACGGGTCACGTGGAAAGGACGAAACGTCTGA
- a CDS encoding LapA family protein, which yields MRISLILSLFMAVFALTNPDPVTIDFGFFETTGPTALVILVTFVLGIVVGVLFMLPGRIKQARRLARQARERESAAQDTGPTYTPPAPPLP from the coding sequence ATGCGTATCTCCCTGATCCTTTCGCTCTTCATGGCGGTCTTTGCTCTCACGAATCCCGACCCCGTGACGATCGACTTCGGCTTCTTCGAAACCACGGGCCCCACAGCCCTCGTCATCCTCGTCACGTTCGTCCTGGGCATCGTGGTAGGCGTCCTGTTCATGCTGCCGGGCCGGATCAAACAGGCCCGGAGGCTGGCCCGGCAGGCCCGGGAACGCGAGAGCGCCGCGCAGGACACCGGCCCGACCTACACCCCGCCGGCACCGCCCCTTCCCTGA
- a CDS encoding S66 peptidase family protein, translating into MYSSFPGIGALHPGDRVAVIAPGSPPQDATALSAGLQRLESAGLFVEVAPNVQARYGYLAGTDATRLDALNAYLRRSDVKALFCVRGGYGALRLLPGLDYEAARRHPKLLVGYSDVTALHLALHHRAGWRGLSGPMVAVDWGILDPDSERLFFELATGARPDPLLGPGGEALEPVRPGTAEGILLGGNLSVLTRLVGTPYLPPLDGAILFLEDVGEAPYRLDGLLAHLRLAGLLDRLGGVVLGGFTECTPPPDRPSLSLEQVFDDYFGKAPYPVARGLVYGHFPVKSTVPVGVRARLTVTATSATLSVLEPVVEASP; encoded by the coding sequence ATGTATAGTTCCTTCCCGGGGATCGGCGCCCTGCACCCCGGCGACCGCGTCGCCGTCATAGCCCCGGGCAGCCCTCCACAGGACGCAACCGCGCTCTCTGCCGGGCTCCAACGTCTGGAATCGGCCGGGTTGTTCGTGGAAGTCGCTCCCAACGTGCAGGCGCGGTACGGATACCTGGCCGGCACGGACGCCACCCGCCTGGACGCCCTGAACGCCTACCTCCGGCGCTCCGACGTGAAGGCGCTTTTCTGCGTGCGCGGGGGCTACGGCGCCCTGCGCCTGCTCCCGGGGCTCGACTACGAAGCCGCCCGGCGCCATCCGAAGCTGCTCGTCGGCTACAGCGACGTCACCGCCCTTCACCTGGCCCTCCACCACCGGGCCGGATGGCGCGGCCTCTCGGGCCCGATGGTGGCCGTCGACTGGGGCATCCTCGACCCCGACAGCGAGCGCCTCTTCTTCGAACTGGCGACCGGCGCCCGGCCCGACCCGCTCCTCGGCCCGGGCGGCGAAGCGCTCGAACCCGTCCGCCCCGGCACGGCCGAAGGCATCCTCCTCGGCGGCAACCTGTCCGTGCTCACCCGGCTCGTGGGCACCCCGTACCTGCCCCCGCTCGACGGTGCGATCCTCTTCCTCGAAGACGTCGGCGAAGCCCCCTACCGCCTCGACGGACTCCTGGCCCACCTCCGCCTCGCCGGCCTGCTCGATCGTCTCGGAGGCGTCGTCCTGGGCGGCTTCACCGAGTGCACCCCTCCTCCGGATCGACCCTCCCTCTCCCTCGAACAGGTCTTCGACGACTACTTCGGGAAAGCTCCTTACCCGGTGGCCCGTGGCCTCGTCTACGGGCACTTCCCTGTCAAAAGCACCGTGCCCGTCGGCGTACGGGCCCGCCTGACGGTCACCGCCACCTCGGCCACGCTCTCGGTGCTCGAACCGGTGGTCGAAGCGTCCCCCTGA
- the purN gene encoding phosphoribosylglycinamide formyltransferase: protein MSTSERIRLAVFASGGGSNFEAIAGAVARGALPLDLALCLSNRPDAGVLERAVHHGVPTAVLSPSDHPNPDTYVQALLDVLAAHRVNFIALAGYMRLVPAPVVQAFRHRILNIHPALLPAFGGKGMYGRRVHEAVLAYGVRWTGATVHLVDEQYDTGPIVLQEPVPVRQDDTPETLAARVLQVEHRLYPLALKLFAEGRVSVEGRRVLIRG, encoded by the coding sequence ATGTCCACCTCCGAACGCATCCGCCTGGCCGTCTTCGCCTCGGGCGGTGGTAGCAACTTCGAAGCCATCGCCGGAGCCGTCGCGCGCGGTGCGCTTCCGCTCGACCTGGCGCTCTGCCTGAGCAACCGGCCGGACGCCGGTGTGCTCGAACGCGCCGTGCACCACGGCGTCCCGACTGCCGTCCTGAGCCCCTCCGACCACCCCAACCCGGACACCTACGTGCAGGCCCTGCTCGACGTCCTCGCCGCGCACCGGGTGAACTTCATCGCGCTGGCGGGCTACATGCGCCTCGTCCCCGCGCCGGTCGTGCAGGCGTTTCGCCACCGGATCCTCAACATTCACCCGGCATTATTGCCGGCCTTCGGCGGCAAAGGGATGTACGGCCGGCGGGTGCACGAAGCCGTCCTGGCCTACGGTGTCCGCTGGACCGGCGCCACGGTGCACCTGGTTGACGAGCAGTACGACACCGGCCCCATCGTCCTGCAGGAACCCGTGCCCGTCCGGCAGGATGACACGCCCGAGACGCTCGCCGCCCGTGTCCTCCAGGTGGAGCACCGCCTCTACCCGCTTGCCCTGAAGCTCTTCGCCGAGGGCCGCGTTTCGGTCGAGGGACGGCGTGTGCTCATCCGGGGATGA